The nucleotide sequence TAAGATGGCTGTTGGTCTAAAATGTGAACTTGCTGTTCTCTTCCCCAACCCTCTTCTGAAGCAACAATTAGACAAAATAGATTTGTTTTTATGTAAAAGGTAATGGGAAACTCCTCAGAATTCCAGAAAGCAGTGAAGTTGGTGATTGACACCGTTTCATTTGATAAAGACTCAACGGTCCAAGTTTTTGAGGCAACAATCAGGTATGTCGCTCTAAGTTTCTGTCTTTAAAACAGTAACAAGGTTAAAGACTTGGTGTGCGTATACAGGAGCACCAAAGTAAAATCATTGATAAGGATGTGTTTGGTAGGCATTATTCCATAATTGTTGCTCGAGTAACttgttttttaaccttttatGAAAATATTCCATCCTttcataattaaaacaattttcatgAGTGACATGTGACTTGAAGCAGTGATACAATGGTAGTCTCAGCTGTCTTTGGCTTGCGGACTgctacttttttgttgttgctcttgcAGCGGAGACTCAGATCTGTGCACAGCAAACAGCCCTGCTGACAGGTTTCCCCTGTTTTGGATTTCTTCCGTGGACCTTCTTGCTTTCACTTTCGTTTTAATGAAAAACAGGCCCATCTGTCTTGGAGATGAGTTTAAGATACTGCCTGATTTTACATGGCGTCGTTTTCAAATGGCTTTGTTTTCTGAACGTCTTAAACAGTGTTTATATTCAGTTGCTGCTTAACTTTGCTCATAAATAGACTTGGTATGTTGCAAGGAGCTGCGGGGTGAGGTAAATTTCACAGAACTGGATTTTGGGATTACTGTGGTTGGCAAGCAACATGACTTCCTAGATGTTTTCACtactggtggggaaaaaagcagatcTCTTTCTGTGGCGCCTGTAAGGTACACAAAGTAATACTTCTGTTAAACATGATACTGGTAAGGGTTTAGCTGAAGAACTAGGTTCAGATCAGATTTAAAAACTGAAGGTCTTTTCCTTTTCCCGTAGGGTTTTGGGAAGCCTGCTTTCTGCCCACATAATAATTACAGATACCAAACAGCCTTTTGGTGATATGACCATTAAGGATTACGACAATGAACTGTTGCATATGGCTCGGGACCTAGCAGTGAGACTACTTCCAGCCTTTGAGAACACCAAAACTGGAATTCCATATCCTCGGGTAAGTGAGCCCACCAATGCAGTGGGGAAATAATCTATAAGTAGTAATTCACCTGTCCTACAACTCCAATTCTGTGCCCTCTGTGTGTCTTTATATGTGCACTTGGGGTATTGAACCTGCTCTAAGTTACATTAAAATGGCGTGGGGGGGAAACTGCGCTAAGTTATGGTGACATGGACGATTCGTAAGTTACTCCTTAAGCCtagtaaatgttttctttaggcTGTTTTTTCACTCTGTGTATATTGTTCTGTACGGGTCAGTAGTCAtttgtttctgtgctgtttggCTGGAACGTGTCCCGCTCTGCACTTTCTTCCTACATATCATGCAGCAACAAACAATGCTGTCGTTAAGAAGGTTAACAAGAAATACTGTAAAGGCAAATAGCCTGGGAAGGTGACTTTATTGGTGACTTGGTACTAAGATACCTGTGATAAAACAAACCTCATCTAAAATATTTGTCATACTGGGCTTGGATTTTGTAATTTTCTTGAATACTGCTCAGCTGAGAACTCAAGAATACTGCGGTATTCTTGAATACTGCGTCCTCTCGTTTTAAGCGGATGCAGTTCGCAAGGAGAAGGATGTCAGTTCTGGTGGAACAACTCTAAACTGTAAAACTAATTAGCACTTGCCTGACTACTTTTAATTtctggggacagcagcactgcTTTTCCTCCAGACCTGTCAGGCTCTAGAAACATGAACTTTCACTTCTGTTCAGAGTCTGGGAATCCACTGGCAGGTGGTGTAACTTCCCTTCAGCATTGTGTTCCATGGGGAAGTTGAGGAGCATTCACTGAGGAAACTCTTGTTTTCAACAGCACTAGATGAGGGGAAGCAGTACTTGCATTGCCCTTGGAAGAACCTGAATGTGTAGTAGAAGTGATGAACAAGTGGACTAAAATTTGTAAGGATTAGCAAGTATAAGAGTAGCAAAATTAGGACTGCCCACCTTGAGCACGATGTTAGGAAGTTGGAAGATGAATTTCAGGAATTCTTCAGGAAAGCTTTTTGACCAAGCAGTGATACGCTGGCTTTCTAACTATATACACATTGCATGCTACATATTgcaaaaactaattaaaaaggCTTTATAATAAATGTAAGACTGCAGATGTGAGAGCACAGCTGTATGAGGCGCAGCCTGCCCTCTTTCTGTTAGCACTCTCTCTACCTGCTTCACAGGTCAATCTGAAGAAGGGGGTACCTCCAGACAGCAATAATGAAACTTGTACTGCGGGAGCCGGTTCCTTGCTGGTGGAGTTTGGTATCCTTAGCAGGCTGCTTGGTGATTCCACATTTGAATGGGTGGCCAGGAGAGCTGTCAAAGCACTCTGGAGTCTCAGGAGCAATAACACCGGACTGCTAGGTAATCTCGTCAGAGGTGATGCTATACTGAGTGGCTCCATGTTTTAACCTACCTCAGTCTCCTGTAGCAGAATGCCATCATGCTACAGGTTTCTTTCACATAACGTAAACTTTGTCGATCTGCTTCTTCTGTAGCTGTTAAGTCATGCTCTCCTTGTGTACTCGTGGTTTGTGTTGACCAAATGGCACTTTGTAATTTTGTAAGAAACACGGAGCATCTGAATGACTTCTTAGGGTGCAGGTTTCCAAAGACAAATTTTTCATGAAGCTGGGAAATGAAACCCATTAATATAATTTAGATTGGCAGATGACTAAAAGGTACTTAAAATAACTGCATGTGTGTGCTAGTTCCTTGGATGAATGCCCTGTAACACTTTATTTTGATAGTAATCTTTGATCATTCCACCTTAAGACTTTCTGAAGATGTAATATTTCCAGCTTCTGGTTCTCGATTGTTTTTCTCTGATGTACTTCGCAACTTTGGACTAAACTTTTTGTCTGTTCTGAAAGGAAATGTTGTGAATATTCAAACTGGCCATTGGGTTGGAAAGCAAAGCGGCTTGGGAGCAGGGTCAGATTCATTCTATGAATACCTTCTGAAGTCTTACATCCTctttggagaaaaggaagatttGGAGATGTTCAATGATGCTTATCGGAACATTCAGAACCACTTAAGAAGAGGGTATGTTATTTACTCATATGAGTATCAATTCTGTAAGTAATGAGTACTCAAGCAAGATACGAGAGATAGTATAGTGTTTTGTGTCACGCTCTAGAAAAtctgtgttctctttttttctttaaaaagcaaaatcttatTTCCATGGTAGTTACCATGGAAATAAATTTTAACGTTCCCTTCACTCCTTAGTCAACTGATCTGAATAGCACTATTGGTGCAAAGAAGCTAAACAGGTTACTGTCTGAGTTAGTAAATGTTAGGCTGAGAGGAGGCTGTAGAACTGCAGAGGAAATGTATTAAATTGACTTCTTAAGGCCTGATCTTACCTAGCATGACTTTTTGGTAGAGATTCTGCTGACATAACTTAAGGATATGATGTACATACTTctatgaattaatttttctgagaGCATGACTGGCATTTTGATTCATTTCAAAATGGCTTTGAGCCTAGCACAACAAATCTGTGGCTCATTCTCTTTGCTGGTGGCAGTGCTGTAAAATGAAACATGCACTGTGTTCTTCTAAAATAGTGAATGTTTACACATGCTTATTGTTACTTGGCAGTCGAGAAGCTTGCAATGAAGGTGAAGGTGACCCTCCTTTGTACGTTAATGTAAACATGTTCACAGGACAGCTGATGAACACGTGGATTGACTCTCTGCAAGCCTTTTTTCCTGGACTACAGGTAAACTTTTATTCTGTTAAAGAGCGAACGACACAGTAGAGGAGTGTCAGAAAGGCTCATTCTAATCCTAGGCCGTGTATAAGTCTAAGCATCTCTTCTGAGATGAGCTTCAACCTGCAGGTTTACATCTGGCTGGTCTGATAAGAGAGTCTTAGGGAGGTTCAGCTTCTGCCTCAGCATAACAGTATTGGAAGGCCTGGCCTCCTCTCTATTAGAGTTGAGGTACTTCTTAACTTTTCTCATTTGACCTCAGCATTTGTATACCACGCTGTGAGGCTGAGCTCCACTGAAGCTTTTAGTGTGGAGGAGTTAATACATTAGctttgttttttgtgggtttttttttttttttcagtctccccTTATGAGGGGAGTGTTTTATTATATGGCATGTTCTTATACAGAGCGGAAAGCAATTTGCTGGCTTGCAGTATTAAGCGTGCATGTTTACGGGTTGTTGTGCCTAGGTATTGATAGGAGATGTGGAAGATGCTATTTGTCTCCATGCTTTTTATTATGCCATATGGAAACGATACGGAGCTCTCCCAGAGAGATACAACTGGCAATTGCAAGCACCGGATGTTCCCTTTTATCCACTGAGGCCAGAATTAGTGGAGTCCACATATCTTCTTTATCAGGTACCTGACTTTTCTCAGCTTACAGCTGTTTTTGTTTTGGCAAAAATGGTTTTGTTCAGAAAGTCACTTTTTCTACCCCTGGCCTGCTAAAATTTGGTGCCTCTGGATCTGCCTGTTCTTATACGTAGGTCTCTGTCTAGGGCACTAGATTGTTATGCAATGTAGTTGCTATgttgtttgcttaaaaaatagccttttttatAAGACAGACAAAAATGAGACTAAACAACCTTTTGAAAAAATAGCTGGCAGATTTTTACGAGGTAGAGACTTGTGACTTCTTAATAGAAATCGTTGAAGTAAATGTAATAGTTTTCCTTGCTATATTGTCTAGGCACAGTCTCCAGCTGGCAGAAGATACAGTAATCTAAAATAGCTTTCTGGCTGCAAGAAAGCTATCAAGGAGTTTGAATTTACTGCAAGTTTTATTAGGATTTGCACTAAAGCAAATGTGAGAAGCTTGCACAGAGTAATCTAAGTCATGTTCCTATAAAGATAGGTTTACTGTAATGCACCAGAATCTGACACTAGTAGGCCTTTCTTTTAAGTGTTATTTTTACAAGATTTTGAAGTTGCTGACTCTAACTCTTGTCTGTCTTCCTTATTTAGGCCACAAAGAACCCATTTTACCTTCATGTGGGAATGGATATTCTGCAGAGTTTggaaaaatacacaaaagcaAAGTCAGTCTTCCATGTTCTTTGTCTTCTCTCACTGctatatgcatatattttattatataaatattgTATAGAATCCAATCTGCCAAATGTAGGTAAACCAGAAAACCCAACCTTCCATGAAAGCCACAAGTGAGGATTTATATATTGAgcaattctttctttctcatctgAAAATACAATTATGGTCCAGTGACAACTTTATGCCTTCAGAATTTTATAACTACCTTTCAAAATGCCTTGTTGATGATCAGTTGCTAAGAACTGGTAAAattagtagctttttttttttttttcctgtggctccTGCAAGAGTATTTCTAACCTGATGGGCCTGTGGTGTTTAACTAAACTGGAAGGACGGCCTCTAAGATAGATGCTGTTGCATATTGGCTTTCATCTCAAGACAGTAACAGTGAATCCTGACTGTAATACTGAGTATCTGAACTTCTTGCAAGACTCAGAGGGAAGATATTGAATTTTTATTCAACTATTGGTATTTACTGATTTTCTAGACAAGTCTGTACTAACCATAGGGCAGTATAAAACAGCGCCATTCTGCAGTTAAGTGAGAATCAGATGCTGTATAGGGGGTTGACTGAAAGAATTACAAGTGCGCTGTGTGACAGCTTGCAGCTTTGTCATTTGTTAAgtggtggtgggagggaagagtaggtagagaagaagaagaagaagcttTGCATGAGACCAGGCTTCCAGACCTGGGTTTTTCATGTGCTCAGTGTGGGGTAATTACCTGTTTTGTGCAGGGTGCCTCGAGAGTATCTTGCTTCTTTGAGAGACATTTAATAAATCTGCATGATGTAATAGATGAACCAATGATTACAATCTCATCAGAATACCAGACGCCAATAACCAGTGCTTACTTGTAAGAGAGACTTGTTTCATTTTAACTTCAGACCATTCCAATTGTCACTAGGGATAAAGTTAAGGAATATCTAGGGAGCGCTTCAAGATCAGAAAGCGTGGGAACTAAACCCAAATTAATCTTAAATCTTGCAGGTGTGGTTATGCCACATTGCACCACGTTGTAGAGAAGACAAAGGAAGATCGAATGGAGAGCTTTTTTCTCAGTGAAACATGTAAATATTTGTACCTGGTATGTATATGTTCTTCACTTCAAAAATACTCTCTTGCATGCACTGTGCACAAACATGGCACAGCGAGGGGGCAGGACGTTGTTAATTAGAAActctgctgtgctctggggaAGAGAGGGGTTTAGGTATCGGAGTGTATCAGACAGTGcgctcttcttctttctttgatCCCACCCCAGTCTTGGGGGTTTGGGCAGCTGCCCGAGCGTGGTGTCCTGAACCAGTGCTGGAGAGCTGGCAACTCTTATGGGGAGAAGCTAGAAAGGAGAGGGAGCAAGACTGAAGGAACCTACTGCTCAGCTCTGAGCTAATTTGCTGCTTGTAGCCATTTTGCCTGCCTCGCAGCAGCCTCTGATTTCTCCCCATCAGGCTTTGGCAGTCACAGGAGAAAGCATTTGAGCCGACACTGCTTGAGCTACTGTTCTCAATCTCCTTTAGTGTagcaaaaacaaataaatctgtGACTGAATGGAAACAGTGGATGCTAGCCTAGCAATGCCAGCCTAGCAATGCCTGCATAGTGCAGCTTAGAAAAATAAGGACAGTTTAAGTTGTGTCAGAagtctttcttttgctctctgctttttAACTGTTAAAATAAATCCCTTGCATTAAAactatttatttccatttgctcTAACAGTAGTAACCCATTTAGCACTAAAAGGTAATGCTTTTTGTGTGATCCTTCAAATGCATGAGTGCGTGCTTTTCAACTTACTGTTGATGGGACATGAAGAATGTTGCACACATACTTTAGCTGTCTCTCCCATCTCTTGTTTAGTTGTTTGATGAAGAGAATCCACTGCATAAATCTGGAAATAAGTATATGTTTACTACTGAGGGGCATATCGTGTCTGTGGATGAACGGTTTCGTAACTCACTGTGGCAAGACATCCTCCCTGGAGAAGAGGACAGCGCAGAAAAAATTAAACCTAATGAATTAAAGGCAGTCAACTTCAGCTCTAATGTAAGGAATAAACAGACTGTTCCTGGTTGCGTTGCTGGCGAAGGGCTGTATGTTGAACTGGGTTAGTCAGTAGAAAAAGAGCCATTTGGAAGTGTTACTTTATTGCTCTGCAGTGTTTCCTTTATAAATGTCAAATATCTGAGAAGCTCCCTTGTGAAAAACACTTTCAGTAGTAGAATGAATGGATTAGGATAATGTGAGAGCGATTATGTTGAAGGTGAAACCTGTGTCCTCTTTTAAGTATTTTGCAGCAATTAGTTTGTTctttgttaatttatttccaattatttttgcCTTCCCATTTTCTTTGCCCTTAAAATTTTGCAGTGTTGCTGtgatggggaaagagaaaagcagagggtcatttaaacaaagctttttttcctcagaatggTTTT is from Harpia harpyja isolate bHarHar1 chromosome Z, bHarHar1 primary haplotype, whole genome shotgun sequence and encodes:
- the EDEM1 gene encoding ER degradation-enhancing alpha-mannosidase-like protein 1; translation: MQWRSLVLGLLLLRLGLQALLALLPALAPGLCLRRRFPFPFPPPPGASHWGSLLRRGGGGGAAAGDEYERRYSGAFPPQLRARLRDAARGMFVFGYDSYMRHAFPRDELDPLHCRGRGPDRHDPSNLNINDVLGNYSLTLIDALDTLAVMGNSSEFQKAVKLVIDTVSFDKDSTVQVFEATIRVLGSLLSAHIIITDTKQPFGDMTIKDYDNELLHMARDLAVRLLPAFENTKTGIPYPRVNLKKGVPPDSNNETCTAGAGSLLVEFGILSRLLGDSTFEWVARRAVKALWSLRSNNTGLLGNVVNIQTGHWVGKQSGLGAGSDSFYEYLLKSYILFGEKEDLEMFNDAYRNIQNHLRRGREACNEGEGDPPLYVNVNMFTGQLMNTWIDSLQAFFPGLQVLIGDVEDAICLHAFYYAIWKRYGALPERYNWQLQAPDVPFYPLRPELVESTYLLYQATKNPFYLHVGMDILQSLEKYTKAKCGYATLHHVVEKTKEDRMESFFLSETCKYLYLLFDEENPLHKSGNKYMFTTEGHIVSVDERFRNSLWQDILPGEEDSAEKIKPNELKAVNFSSNCNRVPDERRYLLPLKSNYMRQIDRMVGLI